The Erigeron canadensis isolate Cc75 chromosome 4, C_canadensis_v1, whole genome shotgun sequence genome window below encodes:
- the LOC122595100 gene encoding sec14 cytosolic factor-like, translating into MDQDQELKVTQMKKVVQNLGSSTEKYGDPTLVRFLIARSMDPNKAAKMFVSWQKWRASFVPLGFIPDSQVMDQLEDKKIYLQGLSKDGFPLVIVKLCKHYPAKDQPQFKKFVVHLLDKTIASGFKGKEIGNEKLSAVLDLDQLSYKNIDARGIITGFQFLQAYYPERLAKCYLLNMPWFFVSVWKMISRFLEKATLEKIVIVSDEEGKSQFVREVGEDVLPEEFGGKAKLVALQDVVLPPLEDQS; encoded by the exons ATGGACCAAGATCAAGAACTCAAAGTGACCCAGATGAAAAAAGTTGTTCAAAATCTTGGGTCTTCAACTGAG aAATATGGAGACCCAACTTTAGTGAGGTTCTTGATTGCAAGATCCATGGATCCAAATAAGGCTGCAAAAATGTTTGTTTCTTGGCAAAAATGGAGAGCTTCTTTTGTTCCATTGGGGTTTATTCCTGATTCACAAGTGATGGATCAATTAGAAGATAAAAAGATTTACTTACAAGGCTTATCCAAAGATGGATTTCCTCTTGTGATTGTGAAACTTTGCAAGCATTATCCTGCAAAAGATCAGCCACAATTCAAAA AATTTGTGGTTCATTTGCTTGACAAAACAATTGCAAG TGGTTTCAAAGGAAAAGAAATAGGAAATGAGAAGCTGTCTGCTGTCCTTGATTTAGATCAATTATCTTACAAAAACATTGATGCTCGTGGTATAATCACCGGGTTTCAGTTTTTACAG GCATACTACCCGGAGAGGTTAGCAAAATGTTACCTTCTGAATATGCCATGGTTTTTTGTGAGTGTCTGGAAGATGATTTCTCGATTTCTGGAGAAAGCAACTTTAGAGAAG ATTGTAATAGTAAGCGACGAGGAAGGGAAAAGCCAGTTTGTTAGAGAAGTCGGAGAAGATGTTTTGCCGGAAGAATTTGGTGGGAAGGCGAAACTTGTAGCACTTCAAGATGTTGTGCTTCCTCCACTCGAGGATCAATCATAA
- the LOC122595099 gene encoding sec14 cytosolic factor-like translates to MHKFSAIVNWECSNISEVRHNFRMLCSLPPLTLEFVIYLNSIFLWSFWNCSFLFLDYIIHPIYFHSQNSQKMDQHSELKLKQLKECVQKLGSSTEKYGDPTLMRFLIARSMDANKAAKMFVSWQKWRASFVPLGYIPDSQVVDQLDAKKIYLQGLSKDGYPVMVVKVCNHSPAKDQPQFKKFVVHLLDKAIASGFNGKEIGNEKLVCVLDLDQLAYKNVDVRGMITGFQFLQSYYPERLAKCYLLNMPWFFVSVWKVVSRFLEKATLEKIIIVSDEEGKSQFVREVGKDVLPEELGGKAKLVTLQDVVLPSLGFNCHYT, encoded by the exons ATGCATAAGTTTAGTGCAATAGTAAATTGGGAATGCTCCAATATATCTGAAGTTAGACATAACTTTAGGATGTTATGCTCACTTCCCCCTTTGACTTTGGAATTTGTCATCTACTTAAATAGTATCTTTCTTTGGTCATTTTGGAATTGCTCATTTTTATTCCTTGACTATATAATTCATCCAATCTATTTTCACTCCCAAAATTCCCAAAAAATGGACCAACATTCAGAACTCAAACTCAAGCAGCTGAAAGAATGTGTTCAAAAACTTGGGTCTTCAACAGAG AAATATGGAGACCCAACTTTAATGAGGTTCCTGATTGCAAGATCCATGGATGCAAATAAGGCTGCAAAGATGTTTGTTTCTTGGCAGAAATGGAGGGCTTCTTTTGTTCCATTGGGATATATTCCTGATTCACAAGTAGTTGATCAACTTGATGCTAAAAAGATTTACTTACAAGGTTTATCCAAAGACGGATATCCTGTTATGGTTGTTAAAGTTTGCAACCATTCTCCTGCTAAAGATCAGCCACAGTTCAAGA AATTTGTGGTTCATCTGCTTGACAAAGCAATTGCAAG TGGCTTTAATGGAAAAGAAATAGGAAATGAGAAGCTAGTATGTGTTCTTGATTTAGATCAATTGGCTTACAAAAACGTAGATGTTCGTGGAATGATCACTGGATTCCAGTTCTTACAG TCATACTACCCAGAGAGGTTAGCGAAGTGTTACCTCCTAAATATGCCGTGGTTTTTCGTGAGTGTTTGGAAGGTGGTTTCGCGTTTCCTCGAAAAAGCAACTTTAGAGAAG ATTATAATAGTAAGTGATGAGGAAGGGAAAAGCCAATTTGTTAGAGAAGTTGGGAAAGATGTTCTGCCAGAAGAATTGGGTGGGAAGGCGAAACTCGTTACACTTCAAGACGTTGTACTTCCGTCACTGGGGTTTAACTGTCACTATACATAA
- the LOC122595494 gene encoding DNA-binding protein SMUBP-2, with protein METSKNMKKSISSNNNKISVEQFVSKMNPLIDMEKEAEISASMSSGANRNLDSASKRGSTILNLKCVDVETGLMGKSLVELQSNKGDVLPAHKFGTHDVVVLKPNKADLGSPALGQGVVYRLKDSSITIAFDDIPEEGLNSSLRIEKVANEVTYRRMKDTLIQLSKGIQRGPASDLVPVLFGERSPTVVKKEVSFIPFNKNLDHSQKDAIRKALSSKDVFLLHGPPGTGKTTTVVEIILHEVKRGSKILACAASNIAVDNIVERLVPHRVKLVRVGHPARLLPQVLESALDAQVLRGDNSSLANDIRKEMKALNGKLLKTKDRNTKRDIRKELRMLSKEERKRQQLAVTDVIKNADVVLTTLTGSLTRKLDGTSFDLVIIDEAAQALEVACWIALLKGSRCILSGDHLQLPPTIQSVEAEKKGLGKTLFERLADLYGDEVMSMLTVQYRMHELIMNWSSKELYHSKIKAHASVAGHTLHELEGVEKSSSAEPTLVLIDIAGCDMEEKKDEEESTLNEGEAEIAIAHAKRLIRSGVPASDIGIITPYSAQVVLLRMLRTNDDKLKDLEISTVDGFQGREKEAIIISMVRSNTKKEVGFLSDRRRMNVAVTRARRQCCLICDTDTVKSDSFLKRLVEYFEEHAEYLSGSEYANE; from the exons ATGGAGACCtcaaaaaacatgaaaaaatcaatatcatcaaataataataaaatatcagTTGAACAATTTGTCTCCAAAATGAACCCCCTTATCGATATGGAAAAG GAAGCTGAGATATCTGCATCAATGAGCTCTGGTGCTAATCGAAATTTGGATTCTGCTTCCAAGAGAGGATCTACCATTCTTAATTTGAAATGTGTAGATGTTGAG ACGGGGTTGATGGGCAAAAGTCTTGTTGAACTTCAATCGAACAAAGGGGATGTGCTACCGGCTCACAAG TTTGGGACTCATGATGTTGTTGTTCTCAAACCAAACAAGGCTGATTTAGGGTCTCCCGCTCTTGGACAGGGTGTTGTTTATCGACTGAAG GATTCATCAATCACCATTGCTTTTGATGATATCCCAGAAGAAGGTTTAAATAGTTCTCTACGCATCGAGAAAGTGGCGAATGAG GTGACATACCGCAGAATGAAGGACACATTGATACAATTAAGTAAAGGAATTCAAAGGGGTCCTGCTTCAGACTTGGTTCCTGTATTATTTGGAGAGAGATCTCCCACGGTAGTGAAAAAAGAGGTCTCGTTTATTCCGTTCAATAAAAACCTTGATCACTCTCAG AAAGATGCTATTAGAAAAGCCTTGTCATCAAAAGACGTCTTTCTACTGCATGGACCTCCTGGAACAGGAAAGACGACGACTGTGGTGGAAATTATTTTACATGAAGTGAAACGTGGATCAAAGATTCTTGCTTGTGCTGCCTCTAATATTGCTGTTGATAACATCGTTGAACGACTTGTTCCTCACAG AGTAAAGTTAGTGAGAGTGGGACATCCTGCACGGCTGCTACCCCAAGTATTAGAGAGCGCTCTTGATGCACAA GTGTTACGTGGCGATAACAGTTCTCTTGCAAATGACATTAGGAAAGAAATGAAG GCATTGAATGGTAAATTGTTGAAAACTAAAGATAGAAACACAAAGAGGGATATCCGCAAGGAACTCAGGATGCTTTCCAAAGAAGAGCGCAAGAGGCAGCAACTGGCTGTGACAGATGTAATAAAAAATGCAGATGTTGTTCTAACCACTCTCACAGGTTCATTAACAAGAAAATTAGATGGCACTTCGTTTGATCTTGTGATAATTGACGAAGCTGCTCAAGCACTTGAAGTAGCTTGCTGGATTGCTCTACTAAAG GGTTCAAGGTGCATACTTTCTGGGGATCATCTTCAACTTCCTCCAACAATCCAGAGTGTTGAAGCGGAGAAGAAAGGATTGGGAAAGACTCTCTTCGAACGCCTTGCAGACTTGTATGGTGATGAAGTCATGTCTATGCTCACTGTTCAGTATCGCATGCATGAACTAATAATGAACTGGTCATCGAAAGAGCTATACCACAGTAAG ATTAAAGCGCATGCAAGTGTTGCTGGACATACATTACATGAGCTCGAGGGTGTAGAAAAGTCTTCCTCAGCGGAGCCTACTCTTGTTCTCATAGACATAGCAGG CTGTGACATGGAAGAAAAGAAGGATGAAGAAGAAAGCACATTAAATGAAGGTGAAGCTGAAATTGCTATAGCACATGCAAAAAGACTGATTAGAAGTGGAGTGCCTGCTTCTGATATTGGAATAATTACTCCTTACTCAGCACAG GTTGTTTTATTAAGAATGCTGAGAACCAATGATGACAAGTTAAAAGATCTTGAAATCTCGACCGTGGATGGTTTCCAGGGCCGGGAAAAGGAAGCCATCATCATATCAATGGTTAGGTCAAACACAAAGAAAGAG GTTGGATTTTTGAGTGATCGCAGACGTATGAATGTTGCCGTAACACGGGCAAGGAGACAGTGTTGCCTTATATGCGACACTGATACCGTGAAAAGCGACTCGTTCTTGAAACGTTTGGTTGAATATTTTGAAGAACATGCAGAGTATTTGAGTGGTTCGGAGTATGCAAATGAATGA
- the LOC122598394 gene encoding coniferyl alcohol acyltransferase-like, producing the protein MGIEDKRFIVKVVEKQVVYAKDNEPWNVDHWLPFTNLDLLVPPFDVGSFFCYNKPSHGSFRATLKVLKESLSRALALYYPLSGEIAWNGVSGENQIHCNNQGVDFTEAFADVELKELNLYNPDECIEGKLMPKKPRGVLAVQITELKCGGMVIGCMFDHRAADGYSANMFISSWADLARSEIPSMFPSFQRSILNPRCPTTYSPSIDNVFAPFLPSPELENSQSQEDDDDSLLVNRIFYIESEQLKTLQLLASENGRRRSKLEAFTSFLWKIVALSMESSGNHNQICNMAIAVDGRSRLSQGDGEEKGKLVASHFGNVLSMPYGSKTSQELKEMSLSNVATEVHDFLQTATTKEHFLDLIDWVEERRSQPLIARAFANGEMAMMVSSGQRFQIMDKMDFGWGKVAFGSCHVPSARKDCYVMTLPSPSNNEDWVVYMHLPLKHMSYIEAHARHMFKPLNTDYLKIS; encoded by the exons atgggAATTGAAGATAAAAGATTCATAGTGAAGGTGGTCGAGAAGCAAGTGGTGTATGCAAAAGATAATGAACCATGGAATGTTGACCATTGGTTACCATTCACAAACCTTGACTTGCTTGTGCCACCTTTTGATGTTGGTTCTTTCTTTTGCTACAACAAGCCCTCCCATGGTAGTTTCCGCGCCACGTTAAAAGTCCTCAAAGAATCATTATCTCGAGCTCTCGCGCTCTACTACCCACTCTCCGGTGAGATAGCGTGGAATGGAGTTTCCGGAGAGAACCAAATTCATTGCAACAACCAAGGAGTTGATTTCACTGAAGCTTTTGCTGACGTGGAGCTCAAGGAACTCAATTTGTATAATCCTGATGAGTGTATTGAGGGTAAACTAATGCCAAAGAAACCAAGGGGTGTGCTTGCTGTTCAG ATCACGGAGTTGAAATGTGGAGGCATGGTGATAGGGTGCATGTTTGATCATCGAGCAGCAGATGGTTACTCGGCTAACATGTTTATATCATCATGGGCAGACCTGGCTCGGTCCGAAATCCCATCTATGTTTCCCTCTTTTCAAAGGTCTATTCTCAATCCAAGGTGTCCAACCACTTATTCTCCCTCAATCGACAATGTGTTTGCTCCATTTCTACCCTCACCCGAGCTTGAAAACAGCCAAAGCCAAGAGGACGACGATGATAGTTTACTAGTTAATCGTATATTTTACATTGAGAGTGAGCAACTAAAAACACTACAATTGTTAGCAAGTGAAAACGGACGTAGGAGGTCAAAGCTAGAAGCGTTCACCTCTTTTTTGTGGAAGATAGTTGCTTTGAGCATGGAAAGCTCCGGAAATCACAACCAGATTTGCAATATGGCTATCGCCGTTGATGGAAGGAGTAGGTTGAGTCAGGGAGACGGAGAAGAGAAAGGAAAACTAGTGGCTTCGCACTTTGGCAACGTCTTGTCAATGCCATATGGCTCAAAAACATCACAA GAGTTAAAGGAGATGTCATTGAGCAATGTAGCAACAGAGGTTCATGACTTTTTGCAAACAGCCACTACTAAAGAGCATTTCTTGGACTTAATTGACTGGGTGGAAGAACGAAGGTCACAACCGCTAATAGCAAGGGCGTTTGCCAACGGAGAGATGGCTATGATGGTTTCGTCGGGACAGAGATTTCAGATCATGGACAAGATGGATTTCGGGTGGGGTAAGGTGGCATTCGGATCATGCCATGTCCCTTCTGCAAGGAAGGATTGCTACGTGATGACATTGCCAAGTCCATCTAACAATGAAGATTGGGTTGTTTATATGCATTTGCCATTAAAACATATGAGCTACATTGAGGCACATGCTCGCCATATGTTTAAACCCTTAAATACTGATTACCTCAAGATTTCTTAA